GTTGTACATGGCTTGGTCTTTGTTTTCTCCGGCTTTGGCTATACTTGCGTTAATCAAATCATGGCATTTTTTGTCAATTTCTTTTTCCCCGTAGGCATCAACAAATTTGGCTTTATTTGCCAATAAATATTCAATCCCTTCAGATTTCATGTCGGGAGCCATTTTAAACAGCAAGTTTAAGGTTTCTTTTGAATCAACTTGTTCTTTTTCGGCCTTTTCGAGCGTTATTTTTGCAGCAGCCCAAGCTTCATTGTATTGCTTGGCTTTATAAAGCAGGTTAGTATAAGTATCGTTGTTGTAATATTTGTTGCTTAACGAGATGGAGCGTTTAGACCATTTAATAGCATCTTCTAATTGTTCGGCATCTGTAGCATGTTCAAAAAAGTTCCAGGCTACATTATTTAGTCCAACTGCGTCGTCCATTAAGTTTAAAGTTACGTAATCGGGGGCGGCGTTACAATAAGCAGCCCAATCTTTATTGGCTTCAAAGTATATCATTGAAAGCTCGGGTTTAAGACGGCGCGCTTTATCGCTCATATTGGCATCAACAAATTTTAAGGCTTCGTCCATTGCCGTAGTATTGCCTTTTTTGCCGGCTTCGGCCACTTTTTGACGCATAGCATTACCCAATACAGTGTGTACTTTTTCGGCACCAAATGTTTCAACAAATTTTGCGGTATTTTGCGACATAATGTCGAATGCGGTATTATTAAAATCTTGAGCAACCTGCATAATGAGTTTCATGTTTTCGGTACTCAACAATTTTTTACTTCCGGCCAAACCTTGTAAATACTCTTCGGAGATTGTGCCGGCGTCGCCCATAGATGCTTCAACGGCAGCCATAGCAAATTTATACAACAGGTCGGGGGTACGTGTTCCGTAGTCGTATGTGTTTTTTAAGGTGTAGTATTGTGTATTTTCGTTTAGGGAGTTACTTCCTAAGGTTATAAAATCGCCGGCC
The sequence above is drawn from the Sphingobacteriales bacterium genome and encodes:
- a CDS encoding thioredoxin family protein, giving the protein MKQLLFYVSVLAIVFLGANNLKAQNINFFQGNWKQAQLESQKQNKPIFMDAYASWCEPCKRMDREIFSKPEVAKFFNDNFVNVKFDMEKGDGLALAKTHQVKFYPTYLFFSTEGILVHRGGGYIEAGDFITLGSNSLNENTQYYTLKNTYDYGTRTPDLLYKFAMAAVEASMGDAGTISEEYLQGLAGSKKLLSTENMKLIMQVAQDFNNTAFDIMSQNTAKFVETFGAEKVHTVLGNAMRQKVAEAGKKGNTTAMDEALKFVDANMSDKARRLKPELSMIYFEANKDWAAYCNAAPDYVTLNLMDDAVGLNNVAWNFFEHATDAEQLEDAIKWSKRSISLSNKYYNNDTYTNLLYKAKQYNEAWAAAKITLEKAEKEQVDSKETLNLLFKMAPDMKSEGIEYLLANKAKFVDAYGEKEIDKKCHDLINASIAKAGENKDQAMYNEYVGIARRYYPGEQTKMEPRYQLLYLSAGKDWNAYVDYTANYFNGQNMDDIDLLLEASNVYNNYVSGKLDLYRAKRWAEHILSNAKDKKNYTTVSMYASLLYKIGDTLNSEKYANEAISIGQAEGKDITEMQKLLEKLKK